The following are from one region of the Oreochromis aureus strain Israel breed Guangdong linkage group 1, ZZ_aureus, whole genome shotgun sequence genome:
- the marveld3 gene encoding MARVEL domain-containing protein 3, translating into MPERGRRDQSDDYKSGDKRYTHNRDYSEYDAEERGTAGDRRAGENRQRDMTTASHRHEGTSRRPRETSGDLSEMEYYEPQPKPALYNFRYILTSRGICQIAEVFVNLLIIICAGVPYSNDGGYRDLASLGGLYSYYYGGASAFTGADAKRVQELDRLFHELKRPPYVYAMAAGGIVMIYAFAMLGLGIFRVPFRCPPVLLVEAALSFLIGLGYIPGIAIYFVKLKEIYDNPICKEREQMYRSKGHQGFDCKYNGADIAEGLFGVLGVAVFIFGAVLAIRAFRSVRELKKQRTNEDDNF; encoded by the exons ATGCCAGAGAGGGGAAGACGCGATCAGAGTGATGACTACAAAAGCGGGGATAAGCGCTATACACACAATCGAGACTACTCTGAGTATGACGCCGAGGAGAGGGGCACTGCAGGTGACAGGAGGGCCGGGGAAAACAGACAGAGGGATATGACAACTGCCTCTCACAGACATGAAGGAACCTCAAGACG GCCCAGAGAGACTTCAGGGGATCTCTCTGAGATGGAGTATTACGAACCACAACCGAAGCCAGCGCTTTACAATTTCAGATACATATTAACCAGCAGAG GTATCTGCCAGATtgcagaagtgtttgtgaacctGCTTATCATAATCTGTGCCGGGGTGCCTTACAGCAACGATGGGGGTTACCGTGACCTGGCCAGCCTCGGTGGATTATACTCTTATTACTACGGTGGTGCCAGTGCCTTCACTGGAGCCGATGCAAAGAGAGTGCAGGAGCTAGACCGGCTCTTCCATGAGCTTAAGCGGCCTCCATACGTCTACGCCATGGCGGCTGGTGGAATTGTAATGATCTACGCTTTTGCCATGCTGGGCCTGGGGATTTTCAGAGTCCCTTTCCGCTGTcctcctgtgctgctggttgAGGCTGCGCTGAGTTTCCTGATCGGTCTGGGGTACATCCCAGGAATTGCCATCTATTTTGTCAAGCTGAAGGAAATCTACGACAACCCCATCTGTAAGGAGAGAGAGCAGATGTACAGGAGCAAAGGGCACCAAGGGTTTGATTGCAAGTACAATGGTGCAGACATTGCAGAGGGACTGTTTGGGGTCTTGGGGGTGGCTGTTTTCATCTTTGGTGCAGTGTTAGCTATCAGAGCTTTCAGGTCAGTGCGAGAGCTGAAAAAGCAAAGAACAAACGAGGATGATAATTTTTAA